A genomic window from Gossypium hirsutum isolate 1008001.06 chromosome D12, Gossypium_hirsutum_v2.1, whole genome shotgun sequence includes:
- the LOC107945898 gene encoding auxin-responsive protein SAUR32, producing the protein MGNGEKNSRNFHLHIPHLHHHHHQGKKQAKGVPKGCLAIKVGPKEEEQQRFVVPILYFNHPLFMQLLKEAEEEYGFEQKGMITIPCHVEEFRNVRGLIDGEKSLHHHHHHHHQHVGCFRV; encoded by the coding sequence ATGGGTAATGGTGAGAAAAATTCAAGGAACTTTCATTTACACATACCCcaccttcatcatcatcatcatcaagggAAGAAGCAAGCAAAGGGTGTGCCAAAAGGGTGTTTGGCTATCAAAGTAGGACCAAAAGAAGAAGAACAACAAAGGTTTGTGGTGCCGATTTTGTATTTTAATCATCCTTTGTTCATGCAATTGTTGAAAGAAGCTGAGGAAGAGTATGGGTTTGAGCAGAAGGGTATGATTACCATCCCTTGTCATGTAGAAGAGTTTAGGAATGTTCGTGGGCTGATTGATGGTGAAAAGtcacttcatcatcatcatcatcaccatcaccaGCATGTTGGCTGTTTTAGGGTTtga
- the LOC107948147 gene encoding ribosomal RNA small subunit methyltransferase nep-1 isoform X1 — protein sequence MVRPYAIKGKKRKNRGEKYDKEEQEHEEQVVEEEEREPAKQAAIEKPTEEVEGKEEEEGGEAGTDELEGIPIAPSDKKNNKNGVIFVLEKASLEVAKVGKSFQLLNSDDHANFLRKNNKNPADYRPDITHQALLSILDSPVNKAGRLQAVYVRTEKGVLFEVKPHVRIPRTYKRFSGIMLQLLQKLNITAVGKREKLLRVIKNPVTNYFPVNSRKIGFSYSSDKLAKMRKYVDAVGDDGNLVFVVGAMAHGKIEVDYIDDFIAISGYPLSAAMCIARITEALADKWSIL from the exons ATGGTACGACCGTATGCTATTAAAGGGAAGAAACGGAAGAATAGAGGCGAGAAGTATGATAAAGAAGAACAAGAACATGAAGAACAAGtagtagaagaagaagagagagaaCCAGCAAAACAAGCTGCTATTGAAAAGCCAACAGAGGAAGTCGAAGgtaaagaagaagaggaaggagGTGAAGCTGGAACAGATGAACTTGAGGGAATCCCAATTGCCCCCTCTGataaaaagaataacaaaaatggGGTAATTTTTGTTCTTGAGAAGGCTTCATTGGAAGTTGCTAAAGTTGGAAAG AGTTTTCAACTCTTGAACTCAGATGATCATGCCAATTTCTTGCGGAAAAATAACAAGAATCCTGCTGATTACAGACCTGACATAACACATCAG GCTCTACTGTCGATTCTAGATAGTCCAGTCAATAAAGCTGGGAGATTGCAAGCTGTGTATGTTAGAACTGAGAAAGGTGTACTTTTTGAAGTTAAACCTCATGTTAGAATTCCGAGAACATATAAGCGGTTCTCTGGTATTATGT TGCAACTGCTACAAAAACTAAATATAACTGCCGTCGGCAAGCGTGAAAAGCTTTTACGAGTGATAAAGAATCCCGTAACCAATTACTTTCCTGTCAACTCTCGCAAAATAG GTTTCTCATATAGCTCAGACAAATTAGCTAAAATGAGGAAATACGTAGATGCTGTTGGTGATGATGGGAATCTTGTTTTTGTG GTGGGTGCAATGGCCCATGGGAAAATAGAGGTAGATTATATAGATGATTTTATAGCGA TTTCTGGTTATCCGCTAAGTGCTGCAATGTGCATTGCAAGGATTACTGAAGCTTTGGCAGATAAGTGGAGCATATTGTAA
- the LOC107948147 gene encoding ribosomal RNA small subunit methyltransferase nep-1 isoform X2: protein MVRPYAIKGKKRKNRGEKYDKEEQEHEEQVVEEEEREPAKQAAIEKPTEEVEGKEEEEGGEAGTDELEGIPIAPSDKKNNKNGVIFVLEKASLEVAKVGKSFQLLNSDDHANFLRKNNKNPADYRPDITHQALLSILDSPVNKAGRLQAVYVRTEKGVLFEVKPHVRIPRTYKRFSGIMLQLLQKLNITAVGKREKLLRVIKNPVTNYFPVNSRKIGFSYSSDKLAKMRKYVDAVGDDGNLVFVVGAMAHGKIEFLVIR, encoded by the exons ATGGTACGACCGTATGCTATTAAAGGGAAGAAACGGAAGAATAGAGGCGAGAAGTATGATAAAGAAGAACAAGAACATGAAGAACAAGtagtagaagaagaagagagagaaCCAGCAAAACAAGCTGCTATTGAAAAGCCAACAGAGGAAGTCGAAGgtaaagaagaagaggaaggagGTGAAGCTGGAACAGATGAACTTGAGGGAATCCCAATTGCCCCCTCTGataaaaagaataacaaaaatggGGTAATTTTTGTTCTTGAGAAGGCTTCATTGGAAGTTGCTAAAGTTGGAAAG AGTTTTCAACTCTTGAACTCAGATGATCATGCCAATTTCTTGCGGAAAAATAACAAGAATCCTGCTGATTACAGACCTGACATAACACATCAG GCTCTACTGTCGATTCTAGATAGTCCAGTCAATAAAGCTGGGAGATTGCAAGCTGTGTATGTTAGAACTGAGAAAGGTGTACTTTTTGAAGTTAAACCTCATGTTAGAATTCCGAGAACATATAAGCGGTTCTCTGGTATTATGT TGCAACTGCTACAAAAACTAAATATAACTGCCGTCGGCAAGCGTGAAAAGCTTTTACGAGTGATAAAGAATCCCGTAACCAATTACTTTCCTGTCAACTCTCGCAAAATAG GTTTCTCATATAGCTCAGACAAATTAGCTAAAATGAGGAAATACGTAGATGCTGTTGGTGATGATGGGAATCTTGTTTTTGTG GTGGGTGCAATGGCCCATGGGAAAATAGAG TTTCTGGTTATCCGCTAA